The nucleotide window AATCTTTCTTTAAATTCAATTCATCTTCCATTAAGTTCAAAAGAATGAGTGCAGTTTTTTCCGAACGTTCTAGCCATTTTCCAATTTTGATAAAATGATAACAGTCATCTCTTGTCATAACAGAATCAATAATTCCTGTTGATGTTAAAGAATATTTACGAATATTTGCTAAATATTCATTTGCCTCTAGTACATCAAATGGTTTGTCTAAGGAGGTTTCTTTGTTCAATAAGTATAAGCTATTCCATTCTTCAAATAGTTCGTTCGGAATACAATCACGTGAATTTTTTGCATTATTTCGGAGTTTATTAATTAATGAATCTAGTGCATTTAAATTATGCTCATCTTTACATAAATAATAGAGCATTTGTGAAATATCACAGCTTCCATAACGTGCTGAAAAATCATCATAGTATCCACAAATACTTAGTACAGTATTCCATTGATGCTTATATTGCTTATCTGTTCTTCCTAATTCCAGCATATGTTCTAGTTGATAATTTAAAATATGTGCATTTGTACAAGTACGCTCACTGTAGCGACCAATCCAATAAAGTGCATCTGCTACTCGACTAAGCATGTGGGTCTTCCTCCTTTAACACCCAAGTATCTTTACCACCACCCCCTTGTGATGAATTCACAACGAGGGAGCCCTCCTGTAATGCCACTCTTGAAAGTCCTCCTGGAACAATATGTGTTGTTCTACCTTGTATCACAAAAATACGTAAATCAATGTGACACGGATAAAATTTACCTTGCTGAAATGCAGGTGCACGGGAAAGCTTAATTGTTGGCTGCGCAATGTATGAATGAGGAGCGGCAAGTATTTTTTCACGGAATTTTTGACGTAATTCCTCACTTGCATGCGGACCAATTAACATGTCGTATCCACCAGATTCTCCTACATTTTTTACTACTAATGTTTCTAAATTTTTCAAAACATAGTCTAAATCATCAGCATTTGTTAACAAGTAGGTTTTTACATTTCCAATTATAGGCTCTTCATTTAAGTAATAGCGTATCATGTCAGGTACGTATACATACATTGCTTTATCGTCCGCTACCCCATTCCCTACTGCATTTAAAATCGATACATTTCCCTTCTTATATGCCTGTAAAACTCCTGCTACACCAAGAAGTGAGTCTTCACGAAATACAGTAGGGTCAAGAAAATCATCGTCTATTCTACGATAAATAATATCAACACGTTTTAGTCCACGAATCGTCTTTACGTAAACTTTATCGTCCTTTACGAGTAAATCTCTTCCTTCAACAAGGCGAATATTCATCTCTTTTGCTAAAAAAACATGATCGTAATACGCAGAATTGTATACTCCAGCAGAAAGCAACACCGCAGTCGGCTGTTCATAATGTGGGAGATTAGGGGGGCGATGAGCTAGTAGTGCTTCTTGAAGTTTCCCCATTTGATCTTCAAGTGTTTCAATTGCATAGTTTTTAAAAAACTCAGGATATATTTTTCGCATTACATAACGATTTTGAAATACATAGCTTAAACCTGATGGGTTGCGTAAATTATCTTCTAAAACACGATATGTACCATGTTCGTCACGAATTAAATCGATTCCGGCCATAAACACATGATTTTGTAAAGCAATATTTGCGCCGATGACTTGTCGGGAATAATAAGGATTTTCATCAACTAATGTTGCTGGTATTACACCTTCATGGATTATTCGACGTTCATTATAAACATCGTGTAAAAACATATTTAATGCTTTAATGCGTTGTTTCATTCCTTGTTCAATTACAAGCCACTGATCATGTGGAATAATAATCGGAATGAAGTCAAATGGCATCGTACGCTCCGTCCCCCCTTCAGCACCATATACCGTAAACGTTATACCTTGCCGTAAAAAACTGGATTGTGCAGCATTGTGTTTCGTCAATAGCTGTTCATTTGTTAAGGCGAGTAGTTGTTCATAAAAAGGTGCATAATGGCGCTTAGGTACATTATTTTCAATCATCTCATCAAAAAAATTAGTTGAATCATATGTCTTGAACATAATCCAATTCCTCCTTAATCATCATCTAAATAATCTATTCGACAACTATTGTAAAATACCTTATTAATTTCTTAATATTTACAATTTCCTTTTAATTACTACTCAAAATTAAAATGCATTTAAAAGAAAAAGTTGCTACAAATAGTTTATGTTAAACATCCCCTAACTATATTTCTCGTAAATGTATTTATTTGCCGTTTTATTTGCCGTTTTCTATAATATTAGTATTACTAGGTGAAAGGGTGAAAAATGTGGAAAGTCAAGTCGTTTTAATTACTGGCGGTGCAGGGGGAATTGGAAAAGCTACGGCGCAATTGTTTTTAGAACATGGGGCTACGATTGTATTAGTCGATTTGAAAACAGAAGCATTAGAAGAAGCACTACAATCCATACAAGTAGCAAAAGGATACGTACACACAATTACAGCCGATGTAACGAATGAACAAGACGTGAGAAGATATGTAAACGAAACCGTTGAGAAATTTGGCAAAATTGATGTATTTTTTAACAACGCTGGCATTAGTGGACCTTTTAAAATGATAAAAGATTTGGAGCTTGAGCAATTTAATCTTCTGATGAATATTAATGTAACAGGTGTTTTCCTAGGGCTCAAGTATGTCATTCAACAAATGGAAAAGCAAGGATATGGCACAATTGTTAATACAGCTTCCAATGCTGCATACATTGGTTCGGCGGGAATGGCTGGCTATATTGCATCTAAACATGCAGTGGCAGGTTTAACGAAAACCGCCGCTTTAGAAGCTGCTGCATACGGTATTCGTGTAAATGCAGTGGCACCCGCAGCAATAGATACGCAAATGCTTACGACAATCCAATCAAACATTTCACCAGAAACCCCAGATTCAGCCGGCGAAGCGATTAAACAAGGAATACCGCTTGGTCGTTTTGGTACTCCACAAGAAGTAGCACAAATCGTCTATTTTCTAGCATCTAATAACGCTTCCTTCGTCACAGGTTCCCTTTACAATGTCGATGGTGGTATGCAAGCAAATTAATTCAAACGAAAAAAGCGCCGACATCTCTCGATGCCGACGCTTATTGTTCAAATTAAGAGTTTAATAGTAAATCTTCTGGGTTTTCGATCATTTCTTTAACTGTTTTTAAGAAGCCTACAGAATCTTTACCATCAATAATACGGTGGTCATAAGATAATGCCACATACATCATTGGGCGGATTTGTACTTCACCGTTAACAGCGATTGGACGGTTAACGATTGAGTGCATTCCTAAAATACCCGCTTGAGTACCGTTCATGATAGGCGTTGACATTAATGAACCGAATACACCACCGTTTGTGATTGTGAATGATCCACCAGCCATGTCGTTTAAGCCTAATTTTTTGTCACGAGCTTTACCTGCTAATTCAGCAATGTTTTTCTCGATTTCAGCGAAGTTTTTAGCGTTTGCATCACGAACTACTGGTACTACTAATCCTTCTTCAGTAGATACCGCGATACCAATATCAAAGAAGTTATTTAAGTGAATTTCGTCACCGTTAATTTGAGCGTTAACGTATGGATATTTTTTAAGTGCAGCAACTACTGCTTTTGTGAAGAATGACATGAAGCCTAATTTGATGTCATTCGCTTTTACGAACTCGTCTTGTTTACGTTTACGTAATGCCATGATGTTTGTCATGTCGATTTCGTTGAATGTAGTTAACATCGCAGTTGATTGTTTAACTTCTAATAAACGTTTTGCAATCGTTTGACGACGACGTGACATTTTTTCTACAGTTACACGATCAGAGTCACCCGCTGGTGTGAAAATCATTGGACCGTTTGCAACTGGTGCTGCTGCCGGCGCCGCAACTGGTGCTGTACCATGTGCTGCTACGTCTTGTACGCGTACACGACCTTGTGGATCTACTGGAGAAATCGCTGCTAAGTCGATACCTTTTTCACGTGCTAATTTACGAGCTGCTGGAGAAGCGATTACACGCTCACCAGAAGTTTCTTCTACTGCTACAGGAGCAGGAGCCGCTTTTGGTGCTTCTTGAGCTGGTGCTGCTGGAGCTTCCTCTTTAGCTGGTGCAGCCGGTGCTGGTGCAGCGCCTTCGCCTGCTTCTACAACTGCGATTACTTGACCTACTAGTACAGTATCGCCTTCTTCAGCTAAAATTTGAGTTAATACGCCTGCTTCTTCAGAGATGATTTCAGCGTTTACTTTATCTGTTTCTAATTCTACGATGAATTCGCCTTTTTCTACGCGATCTCCAACTTTTTTAACCCACTGGGCAATTGTACCTTCAGTAATCGATTCTGCTAATTCAGGGACTTTAATTTCAGCCACGTTAATATCCTCCTTTAATTACGCTATACAAGCTGTATAGCTGGGCTACTTATATAAGTAGCCCATTTCATTCAAGTTCAATCTTACTTTTCTAATGCTTCATTAACAAGTTTTGCTTGTGCTGCTTTATGTGAATCGCCGTCGCCTTCAGAAGTTGAGCTCATTGCAGGACGTCCTACATAGCGAACTTTTTTGCCTTCAGCGATATCATATAATGTTTCAAGAACATATGTCCATGACCCTTGGTTTTTCGGCTCTTCTTGAACCCAAACGATTTCTTTTACATTCGGGAATCGAGCGATAATGTCCTTCACTTGTTGTGTTGGGAATGGATAAATTTGCTCAACACGTACGATGTGTAAGTGATCGAAGCCTTCGCCATCTTTAACACGCTCTGCAAGGTCAATCATTACCTTACCAGAACCTAATACTACTTTTTCTACTGCTTTTACATTTTTACCTAAGCCTTCTTGCTCGATTACTTCTTGGAAGCGACCTGTTGCAAGTTGGTTCGCATCAGCTGCTGCTAATGGGTGACGTAAAAGTGATTTTGGAGATACTACAACTAATGGACGAACGCCTTCAGTACCAAGTAAGCCTGCTTGACGACGTAATAGGTGGTAGTAGTTACCAGCATTTGAACAGTTCGCTACGAACCAGTTGTTTTCTGCTGATAATTGTAAGTAACGCTCCATACGGCTTGATGAGTGCTCTGGACCTTGACCTTCATAACCATGTGGTAAAAGGATAACAAATCCAGATTTTTGACCCCATTTTGAACGTGCACTTGAGATAAAGTTATCGAACATTACTTGTGCCATGTTCGCGAAGTCACCAAATTGCGCTTCCCATACAGATAATACGTTTTCGTTTTCTAAGTTATAACCATACTCATATCCAACTACACCTGCTTCTGTAAGTGGTGAATTGTATACTGTGAATGACGCATTAACGCCATCTACATGATGTAATGGTGTATATTCAGAACCGTTGTTTTTATCATGTAATACTAAGTGGCGTTGTGAGAATGTACCACGTTGTGCATCTTGACCAGTGAAACGAACTGGTGTGCCATCTTGAGTAATTGTTGCATATGCTAAAGTCTCTGCATGACCCCAGTCAATTTTTGCGTTTGCAAATGCATCACGACGTTTTTCTAAAATTTTACCTAATTTGTTTTGTGGTTCAAAGCCATCTTCGAATACTAATAAGTCTTCGTTAATTTTATTTAAACGATCTAACTCAACTGAAGTATCAATTTCCGGGAATTCCACTTTCACTTCTTCTGGCATTTCAGGTGTTAAATGCTCATCTTTTTCTGCCATTGCTTTTACGTGGTCATACGCAGCTTGCATTTCTGCATAAATGTTTGTATCTAAAGCTTTTATTTCGTCCGTAGATAAAACACCAGTTGTCGCTAATTCAGCGCCATATAAAGCACGAATTGGCTCGTGTTTTGATACTAATTTATATGTTTCAGGGTTCGTAACTGTTGGATCATCTGTTTCGTTGTGACCATAGCGACGGTAACCGATTAGGTCAATTACGATATCTTTTTTGAACTTCGCACGGTATTCTGCTACAAAACGACCTACTTGTGCAACTGTTTCTGGGCTATCCGCGTTAACGTGAATAACTGGGATATCATAACCTTTTGCAGGGTCAGATGAATAATTTGACGAACGTGAATCATATAATTCAGTTGTGAAACCGATCATGTTGTTCGCAATAATTTGAACTGTACCACCTGTTGTGAAGCCTTCTGTTTGAGAGAAGTTGAAGCCTTCTGTTACGATACCTTGACCAGCGAATGCTGCATCACCGTGTAGTAAAATACCTAACGCTTTAGATGGATCATGCTTTGCAAAACCAGCTGCAGATGTATCATCTTGAGCCGCGCGAACCGAACCAATTACGATTGGGTTCCCTACTTCTAAATGAGAAGGGTTATATGCTAATTTAACATTCATTCCAGAATCACGAGTATATGAAGCACCCATGTGATATTTAACGTCACCTGTCCAGCCTTTTGTAATTTCTAAACGACCGTCTTCTGGTAAGAATAATTCATTTGAAACGTGTGCAAAATCTGAGAACATCATGTCGTATGGTTTGTTTAATACGTGTGTTAAAACGTTTAAACGACCACGGTGGGCCATCCCGATACGAACATTTTTTACGCCTTTTGTTTCAGATGCGTTAATAATTTCATCAAGTAAAATAATTTGTGTATCTAAACCTTCACCAGAGAAACGTTTTTGACCTACAAACGTTTTGTGAATGAATTTTTCAAAGTTTTCAATACGAGTTAAGCGTTCTAAAACCGCTTTCTTTTCATCTACAGATAATGCTTGCTTAAAAGCACCAGCCTCGACTTGTGCTTCAATCCATGCACGTTCTTCTGCATTTTGTAAGTGTGCAACTTCAACACCAACTTTGTCAGTGTAAACTGATTTTAAAAAGTCAATTGCCTCTTTACCATTTGTTACACCAGCAGGAACGTTTTTAAAGAATA belongs to Solibacillus sp. FSL R7-0682 and includes:
- a CDS encoding alpha-E domain-containing protein; protein product: MLSRVADALYWIGRYSERTCTNAHILNYQLEHMLELGRTDKQYKHQWNTVLSICGYYDDFSARYGSCDISQMLYYLCKDEHNLNALDSLINKLRNNAKNSRDCIPNELFEEWNSLYLLNKETSLDKPFDVLEANEYLANIRKYSLTSTGIIDSVMTRDDCYHFIKIGKWLERSEKTALILLNLMEDELNLKKDFPITTALQFTNTFAEYIRRSGTRETNAVLNFLINEVHCSKSILYGITKIKSTIIELENYEIRPYAQKLIEAITDVEKLLKSDVSKMTVSERKQWIIAIHNACIHLGPILSKTYYLTEPILVK
- a CDS encoding circularly permuted type 2 ATP-grasp protein: MFKTYDSTNFFDEMIENNVPKRHYAPFYEQLLALTNEQLLTKHNAAQSSFLRQGITFTVYGAEGGTERTMPFDFIPIIIPHDQWLVIEQGMKQRIKALNMFLHDVYNERRIIHEGVIPATLVDENPYYSRQVIGANIALQNHVFMAGIDLIRDEHGTYRVLEDNLRNPSGLSYVFQNRYVMRKIYPEFFKNYAIETLEDQMGKLQEALLAHRPPNLPHYEQPTAVLLSAGVYNSAYYDHVFLAKEMNIRLVEGRDLLVKDDKVYVKTIRGLKRVDIIYRRIDDDFLDPTVFREDSLLGVAGVLQAYKKGNVSILNAVGNGVADDKAMYVYVPDMIRYYLNEEPIIGNVKTYLLTNADDLDYVLKNLETLVVKNVGESGGYDMLIGPHASEELRQKFREKILAAPHSYIAQPTIKLSRAPAFQQGKFYPCHIDLRIFVIQGRTTHIVPGGLSRVALQEGSLVVNSSQGGGGKDTWVLKEEDPHA
- a CDS encoding SDR family NAD(P)-dependent oxidoreductase encodes the protein MESQVVLITGGAGGIGKATAQLFLEHGATIVLVDLKTEALEEALQSIQVAKGYVHTITADVTNEQDVRRYVNETVEKFGKIDVFFNNAGISGPFKMIKDLELEQFNLLMNINVTGVFLGLKYVIQQMEKQGYGTIVNTASNAAYIGSAGMAGYIASKHAVAGLTKTAALEAAAYGIRVNAVAPAAIDTQMLTTIQSNISPETPDSAGEAIKQGIPLGRFGTPQEVAQIVYFLASNNASFVTGSLYNVDGGMQAN
- the odhB gene encoding 2-oxoglutarate dehydrogenase complex dihydrolipoyllysine-residue succinyltransferase; its protein translation is MAEIKVPELAESITEGTIAQWVKKVGDRVEKGEFIVELETDKVNAEIISEEAGVLTQILAEEGDTVLVGQVIAVVEAGEGAAPAPAAPAKEEAPAAPAQEAPKAAPAPVAVEETSGERVIASPAARKLAREKGIDLAAISPVDPQGRVRVQDVAAHGTAPVAAPAAAPVANGPMIFTPAGDSDRVTVEKMSRRRQTIAKRLLEVKQSTAMLTTFNEIDMTNIMALRKRKQDEFVKANDIKLGFMSFFTKAVVAALKKYPYVNAQINGDEIHLNNFFDIGIAVSTEEGLVVPVVRDANAKNFAEIEKNIAELAGKARDKKLGLNDMAGGSFTITNGGVFGSLMSTPIMNGTQAGILGMHSIVNRPIAVNGEVQIRPMMYVALSYDHRIIDGKDSVGFLKTVKEMIENPEDLLLNS
- a CDS encoding 2-oxoglutarate dehydrogenase E1 component; its protein translation is MSNNVLPAGSPWSAFSGPNLGYVLEQYDLFLQSPEEVEAELVELFKAYGGPVFAEGQAPVVSGDTAVPGTGDYKKVLAAVKLADSIREYGHLAADLYPLKNRALDTSRIEESVFNLTSTDLAAIPASVFFKNVPAGVTNGKEAIDFLKSVYTDKVGVEVAHLQNAEERAWIEAQVEAGAFKQALSVDEKKAVLERLTRIENFEKFIHKTFVGQKRFSGEGLDTQIILLDEIINASETKGVKNVRIGMAHRGRLNVLTHVLNKPYDMMFSDFAHVSNELFLPEDGRLEITKGWTGDVKYHMGASYTRDSGMNVKLAYNPSHLEVGNPIVIGSVRAAQDDTSAAGFAKHDPSKALGILLHGDAAFAGQGIVTEGFNFSQTEGFTTGGTVQIIANNMIGFTTELYDSRSSNYSSDPAKGYDIPVIHVNADSPETVAQVGRFVAEYRAKFKKDIVIDLIGYRRYGHNETDDPTVTNPETYKLVSKHEPIRALYGAELATTGVLSTDEIKALDTNIYAEMQAAYDHVKAMAEKDEHLTPEMPEEVKVEFPEIDTSVELDRLNKINEDLLVFEDGFEPQNKLGKILEKRRDAFANAKIDWGHAETLAYATITQDGTPVRFTGQDAQRGTFSQRHLVLHDKNNGSEYTPLHHVDGVNASFTVYNSPLTEAGVVGYEYGYNLENENVLSVWEAQFGDFANMAQVMFDNFISSARSKWGQKSGFVILLPHGYEGQGPEHSSSRMERYLQLSAENNWFVANCSNAGNYYHLLRRQAGLLGTEGVRPLVVVSPKSLLRHPLAAADANQLATGRFQEVIEQEGLGKNVKAVEKVVLGSGKVMIDLAERVKDGEGFDHLHIVRVEQIYPFPTQQVKDIIARFPNVKEIVWVQEEPKNQGSWTYVLETLYDIAEGKKVRYVGRPAMSSTSEGDGDSHKAAQAKLVNEALEK